GTTTCCGCCAGTCACATTGATAAGAAGGGACTTGGCGCCTTGAATACTAGAATCTTCGAGGAGAGTATTGTTGATGGCTTGTTCTACGGCTTCACTCACTCGAGTTTCTCCGCTTCCTTCCCCTACACCTAAAATCGCATCCCCAGTATCTTTCATAATGGTTTTTACATCGGCAAAGTCTACATTGATGATTCCTGGGTGGTTTATGATATCGCTGATCCCACGAACACCGTTTAACAAGATATCATCGATCACACGGAAGGCCATATCTACAGGAGTGTTTTTATCCACGACTTGAAAGATAGAATCATTACGAATGGTGATGAGAGTATCTACATTGGCACGGAGTTGGTCGATTCCGTGTTTGGCAAGTTCGGCTCGTCGTTTTCCTTCAAAGGAAAATGGGACAGTCACCACACCCACAACCAAACATTTCATTTCTTTGGCAATGGCCGCAATGATAGGAGCAGCTCCGGTGCCTGTTCCACCACCCATACCCGCAGTGACAAAAACCATATCTGCACCTTTAAGGGCCGATACAATTCGCTCTTTATCTTCGAGGGCTGCCTTCTCTCCAAGTTCTGGATCCCCACCAGCACCCATCCCACGAGTTACTTTATTACCTAATTGGATTTTGACTTCTACAGGAGATTTTAATAATACTTGTTCGTCGGTGTTCATCACAATAAAATCAACACCCGTCATTTTTGCATGAACCATACGAGTGACGGCGTTCATTCCGCCTCCACCAACTCCAATGACTTTGATAATGGCAGGGCTTGTTTTTTCTTCTTCTAGGTACAACATCGACATATCCTTAGAGATTATTCTCCATCCAACGACGAACCTTCTTCATCCAACCGTCTGAATCAGATCCGGAATGCATGTTTCTTTGTTCTAGGTTTTGTATTTTTGAACTATATTTAATAAGACCAACGGCAGTGGCATATTCTGGTGAGGAAATTTTATCCACAAGCCCACTGAGTCCTGCAGGTTTCGCACGACCGACTGACAAACGTAATACTTCCTCGGCAGTGGCTTCAATTCCTTGTAACAGAGAGGTTCCTCCCGTAAGGATAACTCCTCCCGCCAAACTAGGCTTAAATCCTGACCGAACCAGTTCATGATCAATCATTTCTAAAATTTCACGAACCCGGGGTTCTAAAATTTCCACAAGTTCCTGGCGAAAGACGGAACGGGATGGCCTTCCAGAGATCGAAGGAATTTCAAATTTTTCAGTAGGGTCCACCATATCAATGCGTGTGTGACCATAACGTTTTTTGATGACTTCTGCTGTTTCGACCGTGGTTTTTAAACCTATAGAAATATCGCTTGTGATGTGGAATCCGCCAAAGGGAACCACTGAGGAAAAAGCAATTCCGCCATCCACATAGATGATGATGTCGCAGATTCCAGCACCGATATCAATGACAGCGGTTCCTAAATCTTTTTCACCCGAAGTGAGGATGGCTTCGGAAGAAGCAAGACTTGATAATACCCGATCCATTTGCAATAGACCAGCTTGTTCTACACAACGATCAATATTATTGAGTGCTGTGTTTCCGCAGGATACAATATGAACTTCTGCCTCTAAACGAACTCCTGTCATTCCAATCGGATCTTTAATATTGACTTGGTCATCCACTTTGAATTCTTTCGTGAGAACATGGATCACTTGTTGATCATTCGGAATATGGACAGCTTGTGCTGCTTCTACAACACGCATTATATCTGTTTCTGAAACGATTCGTTCTCTGTTAGTAACAGCGATGATTCCTTTTTCATTGAACCCATTTACCGACTTGCCAGAAACATTTACGACAACGGTATTCACTTCTTGGCCTGCCATGAGTTCGGCATCACCAAACGCCTCTATGATGGACTTAGTTGTAGTTTCTATGTTAACAATAGAACCGTTTTTAATACCGGCAGAAGGATAAACTCCCGTTCCAATAATTTCGATTTCATGATCACCCACAAGTCGCCCAATGACAACTTTAACAAGAGAGGATCCCAAATCCAAGGCCGTTATGATCGGTGCATCATCATAGGTCATATTAGTGGTAAACGGCGTCCTCTCCTCTTAAATCTATAGAAACAGCCTTAACAGATTCTGCTTCCATATAGGCAATCGAAGCATATAGTTTGCGAAACACATTCAATTCTAACTTATCTCCTAAGTATACTTTCATGGAATTTGGAGATTTTAAATACAAAGTATAATTGCCATCACGTTCAACGCTGAGTTCGGAGATTCTGGATTTGAGTGCGGGATAAAGGGAAAGAGCATGTCGCATTTCTTTAGTGATATCAAAAATCTGTCTGCCTTCTAGTTTTTGTTCCCTCACGGTGAACTGCCCACTAATCACAATTAGATGATTAGCTAACACGCGATCTCTGGAAAGTATCTCCAGATTTTCATCCACTTCATACAGGGAATTTCCTACATGTATGACAAATTCAGCGACTTTCTCCTGTATATTGATAATCAAAAATCCATCGGGATCCCGGGTGATTCGAACCTTCCGAATCCTCGGATGGTTTGACAATCGTTTCTCCCATTCTTTCCAATCGGCTATGGTTGGTGCCTCTGGATCCACTCCCAAAGAGTGAAATACCTCAGCAGGAGAAAGAGCTATAAGGCCTTCCCACTCCACACGAACCACCGGTTTCACGGGTCTACCCCAACGAAAGACTAGTCCTAGAGCCACAAGACCCACAAAGACTAAAAGGATCGGAACCACACGCCCAAATCGTTTTTCTTTGATTTCTTGGGGGGTGTCAACCATATATTGATTATGTCACATACTAAGGATGTTTGGAAAGCATTTATCCACAGGGTACAAAAAAAGGCCAGGCGAACCTGACCTTTCTCGCTAGTCTCAAAATGAATTTGAGGTGCTTAGTTTTGTGCTACCCTCATAGAACCTTGGCTTAGATCCATAGAGATAGTTTGGTATTTTTTGGCTTCTTTTTCAAGAGCTTCTGCACGGCGAAGAAGTTCTTTCTTCTCGTTCATTTGGCTAAGAGCCTTACCACCTCGAGTAGATCCTGCTCTGTCACGAAGTGCCTGAGCCATTTCTACTTTTTCTTTAGCGATGTTCGCTAGGTATTCCGAAACGGCAGATTTTTGCGCCGGAGTGGTTGCTTGTTCAATCATAGCAGACTCCAAAAGCTCCAATCTTTCGTTTGTATCTAAAGCATAGAGATTTGCTGTTGCAAGTCCCATAGCCAAGATCCCTGTTGCGATTATCTTTGTTGTTTTCATGTGATCCTCTCTAGAGTGGGAACCTCTTTTTCCGATTCCCTTTTTATTCTATGACTCTAGAAAACTTCTCATCCCGATTAAATTCAATCGGAAATTACGAAGAATTTCCCCTAGGAAGGCCCAAGTTAGCAAAAAAAGGTGAATTTAGATTAATATTAATCAAATCAAGATTAAATTTAATCAATCTGGTTCATAATCGTGCTCAAAAGTTGCCAATCAAGGATAGGATTCCCGAGGAAGGGCATAAAAAAACCCTCCGAAGAGGGTCTTCCTTTGTCTTTCCAAAATCTAAGAAAGGGATTTTGGTCAGTATTTGGTCTTTGTGTAACTCAATTTTTTATTGAGGATGATCTCTACTGTTGTCAATTCCCCAGGTTTGATATTGATTTCCGAATTTTCCAATTTCATCTCTTCCATGAAACTAGCTCGGATTTCGTATTTACCCGGCTTTAAGTTGGTAAACCAAAAGTATCCATCTTTGTCGGTAGTGACTTTGAAGATTTGGTTGGTCGAGACCACAGTTGGCATATATATGGGGTGTTTTTCGATGGGGTTGTCCAAGGTTTTGTAGAACACTCGGCCCCGAATCGCTCCAAATCCATCCATGGAATTGATTGCATCCACAGTCACAGTCTGTTTTGGAAGCACTGCCGTGGCTGTTTTGTAAATCGGATACTTGTCTGCACGGATTTCAATTTGGTGCACTCCGGCAGGAAGGTTATCAATTTTCACATTGTAGATATCTCCCTGAACCAAGGTTCCATTTTTGGAAACCGATCCCCAAATTTTTGATTTCTCAGTTGTGACTTGGGATGTGTATTCCTGATCATCCACAAGGACTTTGATCGAACGCACTTTGTCTTCTGGTTGGGAAGATTTCAATTTTCCTTGTTTGTTAAGAAGGTCATAAGGGGATTTGGTTGCGGCTCCCCCATAAGACTTATCTTTGATGATGGAAGTGCGAATGAGGATACTTCCCGTTGTGACGGAAGGTGGGGCCGGTGGTTCCACTTCTGTAATCGGAGGGATGACCACTGTGGTTTCGTTGGCCGGTGTCGGTTCCGGTTCTGGTGCCACGGGAGGGGTCGTCGTATTGTTATTGTTCGGCGTGGTAGTCTCTACTGGTGTGATTGGAACGTTTACCACAACGTTTGGCGGTTTTGGGGGAGGGTTTTGTGGTTTAGGAGAACCTGACAAAAAGATCCCTGCTGCATTTCCAGAAACTTGCGGGGTTTGTTCGTGGTTGAATTGGCGAGCCATCTTTACGGTTTCTTCTTTGGCAACAAAGAAGGCTTCGAGGGCTGTCACCACACTGTCTTTGTTTAAATCCCCTTTTTCCAGGGCATTTCCAAAGTTATAAGTAAAGATACCATGGTTGATGGTTCCACCCACTTCGATGGATGTTTGGTCATCATCCGAGGAGGAAATGACTGCTTTGTCTTGGAAAAAATAATCTTCCGCATTTTGGCGGACAACTCCATCGTTTCCTTGGGCAATCGGGATCTCGGCAGCGCCACGGGTATTTTTTCCCTTTTTGGCAATCCCACCAGAATAACAACAATCCATCACAAGGACCGTCTTCTGAGATTTGATTTCTGTTAAAAATTCGTTTAATTCTTCATCGGAAATATGGGGGCGATCGTAACAGATCAGATAGTTCCGCATTCCGTTTTTAGCCTTCGCATCTTTCATATACATTCCATGACCGGAGAAGTATAAAAAGACCGAGTCCTCTTTTCCCACAACTTTACCCAGTTGGGTAATTGCATTTTTTACATTGTCGCGAGTGACCATGGAACCTAACAGGACTTTGATATCCTTAAAGTTTCCTTTCTTTTGGATTTTTTCCTTTAAGAACGTTGCGTCTGCTTCACAGAGATTCAACTCAGGGATTTTAGCTGTGTTCCCTTTGTAGTTAGTTCCAATGAACAACGCATAACGGTTCTGCCCAAACACCGGTACACCGATGAGATAGGCCAATAGAATACAAACAAATATGTTTCGAAACGAAAACATGATTGGGTTTCCTCTTATCCGGATGGAGTGCCTCATTTTCCATCACTGGAAATCGGAAATCAATTGGATTTTTCTTTGGAATGCAAAAAACGGAACACCTGGGGAAGAACATAATTACGAAATTCTTCGTTTACCCGTTTTTCTCCTCGGCAATCGTAATGGATATTATCTACAAACCTCTCAGCGGGGTAGGAAGAATCGGGAAAGAAAAAGAGTTTGGCATCTGGATTTTCTCTAAAAAAAAGTTTCAAATCGACAAGGAGGTCCTTGGATTCTTGAGACTCTTGGCGTTCCTTCATCCAAGGCATATAAACCAACCCGAATTGAATTCCTTGTGCACGTGTATATTCGATCAGTTCTTTTAATACAATAAAGTCCGGTTTGTTATAAATATAGGGTTTTGGATTGGTTAGTTCTTCATCCAATTCCTTTCGAATCAAATCTTTGGAAAAGATAACAAGTTCTGGTTTCAATCGATTGGAGATATTGTATTTTCCGAAATGGCGACTGATTTGGTCTTCGATAGTGAGGTTGTCTTCCAATTGGGAAGAGGCAGGTTTACAAAGTCCCGCCTCTACATTTTCACAAGATTCACAAAACAAGGATCTTTCTTTGTAGTTTTTATCTACCTTCCAATTCGTTTGACTGAGAGCATTCCGAATGGCACCATGAAACCGATAGGACTCGTATAACAGTGGTGCTGCTTTCGAAAGTATAAACAATCGTTCCACACCTGAATATTGTTCGGAAAGTTCTGAGTAGGTAAATTGATGAAGGTATCGGTGGCCAAAAAATTCCCAAAGGATTTGGTTTGCGTCTTCTTGTTTTCCACTATAACTAATAATGTTGGTCGGAGTAGAGGTGCGAAAAAAATTCTTCTCTATTCCTTCGTTCCACCTTCGGTTCATATAAGTGGAAATAGATTCGTTTTCTTTTACGGACTTGGCATCGGGATCATACAGAGGGGGACCATATCCCGTTGCATATAACTTAGGAGATGCTGCAAACAATACCATTTTTGGTTTGGCATTTCCCTTCTTTAGATATTTGTCCAAAAAGAAACGATAGTATTTTGGTCCCATAGCCGGCAAACTATGATTATAGACTGAGAAATCAATGTCAGGTTGTTTCGGGTAACCAGCAAGAGCCATTGACCTTGAATCACCTAACACAATGATGTCAGCGTCACCTTTTCCAGATTCTACAAAGTTTTTCTTTAAGTTTACAAAAAAGATTTCTGGTTGTTCCAAAAAATGGATCCCTGTGAATCGAACCACAAGTTCCAATACTAAGAAAAACAAGAGGGAGATACCGATTCCTAAAAATTTAGAACGCAAAGTAAATTACCTCCTTTCCAAAAATCCCACGAGTGAGGATGAGAAATCCCATAAAGGACAAAATAAATGCCTGAATTATGGGGTGAATTTGAAAGATCCAATATCTTTCTTTTTTAAAATAAGTAATACCATCAAGAATCATAAGTGGTAAAAAGATTCTGAAATACTCCCCAAAAAGTCCCATCATAT
Above is a window of Leptospira wolbachii serovar Codice str. CDC DNA encoding:
- the ftsZ gene encoding cell division protein FtsZ encodes the protein MLYLEEEKTSPAIIKVIGVGGGGMNAVTRMVHAKMTGVDFIVMNTDEQVLLKSPVEVKIQLGNKVTRGMGAGGDPELGEKAALEDKERIVSALKGADMVFVTAGMGGGTGTGAAPIIAAIAKEMKCLVVGVVTVPFSFEGKRRAELAKHGIDQLRANVDTLITIRNDSIFQVVDKNTPVDMAFRVIDDILLNGVRGISDIINHPGIINVDFADVKTIMKDTGDAILGVGEGSGETRVSEAVEQAINNTLLEDSSIQGAKSLLINVTGGNDLTIHEWNEVSQIITAQADPDANIIIGLNEDTSLSEQIRVTVIATGFAKRGKQYQREQKVVGSEESISPLSYIRKSEEKESGLGKEQDSTRSIRQSNRGFSSQKQSSPFQNYGEDYDIPAFLRRKND
- the ftsA gene encoding cell division protein FtsA gives rise to the protein MTYDDAPIITALDLGSSLVKVVIGRLVGDHEIEIIGTGVYPSAGIKNGSIVNIETTTKSIIEAFGDAELMAGQEVNTVVVNVSGKSVNGFNEKGIIAVTNRERIVSETDIMRVVEAAQAVHIPNDQQVIHVLTKEFKVDDQVNIKDPIGMTGVRLEAEVHIVSCGNTALNNIDRCVEQAGLLQMDRVLSSLASSEAILTSGEKDLGTAVIDIGAGICDIIIYVDGGIAFSSVVPFGGFHITSDISIGLKTTVETAEVIKKRYGHTRIDMVDPTEKFEIPSISGRPSRSVFRQELVEILEPRVREILEMIDHELVRSGFKPSLAGGVILTGGTSLLQGIEATAEEVLRLSVGRAKPAGLSGLVDKISSPEYATAVGLIKYSSKIQNLEQRNMHSGSDSDGWMKKVRRWMENNL
- a CDS encoding cell division protein FtsQ/DivIB, yielding MVDTPQEIKEKRFGRVVPILLVFVGLVALGLVFRWGRPVKPVVRVEWEGLIALSPAEVFHSLGVDPEAPTIADWKEWEKRLSNHPRIRKVRITRDPDGFLIINIQEKVAEFVIHVGNSLYEVDENLEILSRDRVLANHLIVISGQFTVREQKLEGRQIFDITKEMRHALSLYPALKSRISELSVERDGNYTLYLKSPNSMKVYLGDKLELNVFRKLYASIAYMEAESVKAVSIDLRGEDAVYH
- a CDS encoding LIC_10421 family protein, giving the protein MKTTKIIATGILAMGLATANLYALDTNERLELLESAMIEQATTPAQKSAVSEYLANIAKEKVEMAQALRDRAGSTRGGKALSQMNEKKELLRRAEALEKEAKKYQTISMDLSQGSMRVAQN
- a CDS encoding caspase family protein; its protein translation is MFSFRNIFVCILLAYLIGVPVFGQNRYALFIGTNYKGNTAKIPELNLCEADATFLKEKIQKKGNFKDIKVLLGSMVTRDNVKNAITQLGKVVGKEDSVFLYFSGHGMYMKDAKAKNGMRNYLICYDRPHISDEELNEFLTEIKSQKTVLVMDCCYSGGIAKKGKNTRGAAEIPIAQGNDGVVRQNAEDYFFQDKAVISSSDDDQTSIEVGGTINHGIFTYNFGNALEKGDLNKDSVVTALEAFFVAKEETVKMARQFNHEQTPQVSGNAAGIFLSGSPKPQNPPPKPPNVVVNVPITPVETTTPNNNNTTTPPVAPEPEPTPANETTVVIPPITEVEPPAPPSVTTGSILIRTSIIKDKSYGGAATKSPYDLLNKQGKLKSSQPEDKVRSIKVLVDDQEYTSQVTTEKSKIWGSVSKNGTLVQGDIYNVKIDNLPAGVHQIEIRADKYPIYKTATAVLPKQTVTVDAINSMDGFGAIRGRVFYKTLDNPIEKHPIYMPTVVSTNQIFKVTTDKDGYFWFTNLKPGKYEIRASFMEEMKLENSEINIKPGELTTVEIILNKKLSYTKTKY
- a CDS encoding DUF1574 family protein, with protein sequence MRSKFLGIGISLLFFLVLELVVRFTGIHFLEQPEIFFVNLKKNFVESGKGDADIIVLGDSRSMALAGYPKQPDIDFSVYNHSLPAMGPKYYRFFLDKYLKKGNAKPKMVLFAASPKLYATGYGPPLYDPDAKSVKENESISTYMNRRWNEGIEKNFFRTSTPTNIISYSGKQEDANQILWEFFGHRYLHQFTYSELSEQYSGVERLFILSKAAPLLYESYRFHGAIRNALSQTNWKVDKNYKERSLFCESCENVEAGLCKPASSQLEDNLTIEDQISRHFGKYNISNRLKPELVIFSKDLIRKELDEELTNPKPYIYNKPDFIVLKELIEYTRAQGIQFGLVYMPWMKERQESQESKDLLVDLKLFFRENPDAKLFFFPDSSYPAERFVDNIHYDCRGEKRVNEEFRNYVLPQVFRFLHSKEKSN